The following proteins are co-located in the Halictus rubicundus isolate RS-2024b chromosome 1, iyHalRubi1_principal, whole genome shotgun sequence genome:
- the LOC143354402 gene encoding uncharacterized protein LOC143354402 — translation MIPKSSLDSANISLGRYRSLDTLMTDDKDATPKIENVGSKSQEDMDVDDAVQIEPIVDEKKHISLSSPAIHVNKITRSDTFIREQEKAKANAEQAESSTIIENEPSLCELQRILKKIDELRECAANLVSRIDDVKKDVCPQSTMPIRRLSSIGGFPGLGRPSTLIRPIPSSKMRRSTSGIPGTPTSSKLSSMLKAEKITSSTRRTTVVTSSERSPNRALRNRSPSVTPIIIKKSPCTTKNPKYAHVQSTIPKPTSLKRKAQ, via the exons ATGATACCGAAATCCAGCCTGGATTCAGCGAATATATCTCTGGGAAG GTATAGGTCGTTGGATACGTTAATGACTGACGATAAAGATGCCACGCCTAAAATTGAGAATGTGGGATCGAAGAGCCAGGAAGACATGGATGTCGACGATGCTGTTCAAATTGAACCCATAGTCGACGAGAAGAAG CACATATCACTGTCGAGCCCAGCGATTCATGTGAACAAAATCACCAGATCCGACACTTTCATTCGCGAACAAGAGAAGGCCAAAGCCAACGCCGAACAAGCAGAAAGCAGCACTATTATCGAGAACGAACCGTCTCTTTGTGAACTGCAAAGGATCCTGAAAAAAATTGACGAGCTGCGAGAGTGCGCTGCCAATCTTGTATCGAGAATCGATGATGTGAAAAAG GATGTATGTCCGCAATCAACGATGCCTATTCGACGATTGTCTTCCATCGGAGGTTTCCCGGGATTGGGTCGGCCCTCGACGTTGATAAGACCAATTCCATCGTCTAAGATGAGAAGATCCACGTCAGGCATCCCAGGGACACCCACGTCCTCGAAATTGAGCTCGATGCTCAAGGCTGAGAAGATTACGAGCTCCACAAGGCGGACCACGGTGGTCACTTCATCGGAACGATCACCGAACAGAGCGCTCAGGAATCGTTCGCCATCGGTGACACCCATAATCATCAAAAAATCGCCATGCACCACGAAAAATCCCAAGTACGCTCACGTGCAGAGTACTATACCGAAACCGACGTCACTTAAACGGAAAGCACAATAA